The Gossypium hirsutum isolate 1008001.06 chromosome A03, Gossypium_hirsutum_v2.1, whole genome shotgun sequence genome contains the following window.
CTTTGTTTCGACAAACTAATATTCTAACCTTTTTTATTTCGGCAGCCAAGAAGTTCGTGCAGTGGAGCGGAGAATACTACTGGAGACGCTTGCCAACGAGTTACCACCTGAGACAGTTCGGTTCTCTTCCAAATTAGCAAAGATTCAATcgagtgaaaatggtgaaactcttttGCAACTTACCGATGGGACTACGTTGCTGGCAAAGGTTAGTAGACCTCAAGTTTCAACGTTATCATTTTGAAAGAAATCAGGTTATTGAATATGTTTCTTCAACAGATTGTTATTGGTTGTGAGGGAATTAGATCTCCGATAGCCAAGTGGATGGGTTTCTCCGAGCCGAGGTATGTAGGATATAGTGCTTTCCGTGGACTTGGAGTTTATCCCGATGGGCAGCCATTTGCAGCAAATGTTAATTATATCTACGGAAGAGGTTTGCGTGCTGGATATGTTCCGGTGTCTCCTACAAAAGTTTACTGGTTTATCTGCTATAACAGTCCCTCCTCTCCAGGTTTTTTTTTTCGAtctattattttactttatgatTCAATCATAAAATGAAGTAACGAATTACCTTATAACGATCCTTCTGACATGTCTTGTTGCAGGTCCCAAGATTACTGATCCAGCTTTGCTGAGGAAGCAAGCAAAGGAACTCGTAAACAACTGGCCTGAAGAGTTAATTAGATTGATTGATCTCAGCCCAGATGAGACGATCAGTAAAACCCTGCTTGTTGATCGTTGGTTATGGCCGGGTTTAAGCCCTCCTGCTTCAACCGGCAAAGTAGTGCTGGTTGGGGATGCTTGGCATCCGATGACTCCCAATCTCGGTCAAGGTGCTTGTTGTGCTTTAGAGGATTCTGTGATACTGACCAGGAAATTAGCTGATGCAATTAAATCCGGACCAACGGCCATAGAAGGTGCTCTCAGGGCATATGGAGAGGAAAGATGGCCTCGGGTCTTTCCGTTAACTGTACGGGCAAATCTTGTTGGATCACTGTTGCAGTGGGATAATCAACTTGTCTGTTCTATTCGTAACAATATTGTCATACCTAAACTAGTTAGACTTGGACCAGTgcttgaacacacaaattttgaGTGTGAGCCTCTCAAAGCATAAAAATGTAAAGATTTAAAGACCATAAGTAGCAAGAAAGTAAACAAACTATATATCATTGCCATTTGAAGCTGTTCTATCCATCATTTATTAATGAAACATGAAATTACAGAGCTTTCTTTGATAAAATGAGCAACGTTACTTGTCCCTAGTCGAGCATTTGTCCGGATATAACCATACAACCAAGTCGAATTCAGTGAAGAAAAGTGCATTGCAGATTATAGAAATGGAAAATATGCAGCACATTATATGATTCCAGGAGTTCCATTACCTGCCACAAGAAGATTCTCCACCCGAAATAGTTGAATCTCTACTCATCGCCGTACCTGCAAATCGATACTCTAGCACCAATTCAAGATTCAAGAATCCAATAGCATGAAAACTTGCTGGGAATTTGTTGAAGTTAATATTAAACCAATGACCATAAATAGCAAGAATGAACAAATTGATGTTTCTCatcaattgaaaatacattaactTTCATCTTTTATCCATTTGACATTGAAAAGTGCATGAAATCATCTGCATtgtacaaaaacaaaaaatgtttTTTCAGTAGCAAATGAATTATCCATTTGAAAAGAACCCGAGCTACATTCCATTCTTTGACAACCTCACAGGTTATGTATATGCCACTCGGTTTGTAGAATGAAGCTCTTaacagcttcaatttttgaaTCAAGTTGCCCCATGCACAAAAAGTACTCTTGATTTTGATATCAATCTTCAAACCCTTGATTCTGCAAAGAATTTGATCATCTTAGGCTTTAAAGCAACACTGAATCAAACACAAGACTCTATAgtctaaatttgatttttaaccactatgttacttggactcagGTGTGAGTGTCGAATACGGTCTGCAACCGGGACCAGTATAGTTAAGACTTTTCTAAGATTTTCTATGTTACTCAGACTCAAGTGTGAGTGTCAGATATGATCTGTAACAGAGAACGGTTTATATAGACTTTTCTAAGATTTTCTTCACATTTGAAGGATCTTTAAAGCTCATATCCCCATAACCATATGTTGGACATGAGTGTCGGACACGAGCAAAACAGTCTAAGCTTAATCTACCTAATATCTGCGACTGAAAATCAGTAAATCTTATCAGAATTCATgcatctaaatttaaaaaaaaagctaaCCAGTTCTTATGCCTTGGCAGATCAATAGAACATACAGATATGGCTAATAATCAAATCACACCAATTCCATACTCTTAACATCTCAACCAAATAAACGCaagttgtttatttcactaaCTTAGAACCAATTTTTCAAAAACCTAGATCGTAGACAATCATAAATAGCACATTGAACTAACTTCTCACAATCAATCGAAGAAAAAGCAgataatatatgaaaaagaagGGATGGTGTTTGAAACCTATGCTGGAGAATACCCAAAGGATGAAACCGCAAAAAACGAGAACGAAAGGGATGATGTGGACGGCGTTCTCAGCAGATCTAAGGTGGGACCTTTCTTTCTCGGCGGCGCGTGAAAGTGGGTTATATACCGGAAGTAGTTGTTTGTCCAAGAGAACCGTCTCTGAACCATGTTGATTCGAACTCAGTGATTGGGAATCAGGTGAGTCCAAGAAGAACTCGCTCGAGACTCGGTTACTGCATGAGGATCGAAGCATCTTTtggattcttttctttttcagacAAACAGAGAGTTGGGAGATTCGAAAAAGATatgaacaaaaataatttatatcttaATTTCGGAGAAAAATATGGGTTAAATTCAGTGTAAATCCTTAAACTATGACTCAGATTATAAATTGatccaaaatttcaaaacattctaATTGAACCCTTGAATTTCTAGTACAGTATCAATTAGATCGTTTCTTCAGTCTAGCCATTAGTTTGGGTGTTAAATGCTGGCTCAAATATGAACTTGAgcacatttaaaataattaaaccaaattataaACACATGTATCTATAATATAAACAATTTGTATCTAACATATTAGATCTAAGATACATGTATGTGTATTTATAATTTGCTccaaatatttgaaatatattcCACGTTAGATCCAAACTAACATTTAATGCCAAAATTGATGGTTAGATTGACAAAAGGACATAATTGGTACAATATTGATATTTTAAAGATTTAGTTAGAGCATTTTAAGTTTATAAACCAATTTAAAATCTATGCAATAGTTTGAGGATGTTTGATAAAATTAACCCATTAATATAACATAAGTATAATACACGTGGTAACCTTTTGTTGGTCTCGTTGCTACATCACACTCTCTCTAATTtccttaaaaaatattaaataaacaattataaaattataaatcgaTTCAATCATCGAATTTTAATTTTGAGTAGTTCACTTAAATATGGTTCAATTCATTTGTTTGGACCAATAAATCGATCAATTTTTCATCCAATCAATCCAACCGAGAGGTGCGGTATAATTCCAATAACAATTCCTCAAACAATATTTCAAAAATTGGATTGGAAGATGAACTAATTATACTACTAATTCTAAGTTTAACAGCGAATAAAACAataatgaaataaacaataaaaaatttcatacaaattaacaaaatagttaaaattttaaaaaatttataacttgAATCActgattttttttcctaatttttttattttttatcagtTTCGAGCAATTCACTCCAAACATTATTCATTATTTTACCCGAATCAATATACTAGTGGATTCTCAATCTGATTAATCCGATTCCAACAACATTCTCAAATtaataaatcattaattaaaatttaaaatttaaaaaaaatctgattttatttctttatttataaacaACAAATATTCCCCCATTgatctttctttcttctttttttttggtttcaatTTTCTCTTGCTCCGGCGACGATCGGAAATTCTAACTCGTGACTCAGTATATTCTAACTCGTCGCCAACATGACTCCCAAATAGTAAGCTccgatttttattttatttttttcaaatcttAGAAAGAAATCGTTAATTATCTTGGATTTACGTTAAATCAGtcatttttaactattttttctgTAGAATTTaccttttttcaaaatttttgccTAAGAAAATTTGATTGTCGATTGGCTATGTGAATCAGATACGATTGCATTTTTGTTTCCGATCTgtttatgtaaaattttatttttagcacTAAATTTAGCTTAGAAATAATAATGTTTGTGAATTCTCAAGCGAGGTAGTAATTTTAACATATTTCCAAGAAATCTAGGCTTCAAGGACGGAAATCGTTGCtgccaaaaaaaattataattcaatgtTAATACAGTCCGGTACAAGAAATGAAAACTTGTACCGATTAAGTCTTAGTTCAATTAGTATGGGCATTATTGTTAATGTAAAAGAAAGTAGGTTCGAGTGTGCTAAAatgtattatcctcttatttatgggttgggaagggctatgggtagttctagatattttatgtaaaaaaaaacagatatgctcaaaatctataatgaaattgttaGGGTAATTCTATAGAACTTAATTCGCTAGTTCTATAAAATGAAGAACGATCCAATTCAATTTAGTAAAAACAAAATGTGATTTATTAGAAGTGAAATATTTTTTGGAACTTATATATAGTTTCTATGTttaattctaaataaataaattgtgaacTTCGTCAATTCGTTGTTCTACAAATAAACTCCAGTAAAAAAATTTCTCTAGTTCTTCTCAAGTTTAAAATTGAGTAATTggtcattttcaataaaaaaattaaagcaatttaattctatcaatttcaaaagtgagcaactaaTAACCATTAATCCTGGCGTTAATGTCTTCTATTAATTTACATAGTTTTGAttgacataataacaaatttagcctttagtgtttatatattttgtcatttggtcttaattctaaaaaGTTTAACAAATTcagcctcaacatttacacaaatGTTGCAATGTTGAGGGATAAAATTGTTAAATCAgaaccaaattgatagaatatgtaaatttTGAGAGTTGAATTTGTTATTACATCAATCACAATTAAGTACAATTGATGTTGATAGGAATTaaattgctttaatttttttgaaaggaCCCTCAATATCGAAATTAAGAGAGATTGGAGAGATTTTTTTAGcgatatattaaaattttgatttttttccttcTATTACTATCTTGaatattgttt
Protein-coding sequences here:
- the LOC107933681 gene encoding monooxygenase 2 isoform X1; its protein translation is MAMTTSHMPRPSFYNSHDIRFSQKPSWFRAQPRTKLNPSVNIKASAGVRKEDIVIVGAGIAGLATAVSLRRLGIGSVVLEQAASLRTGGTSLTLFKNGWRVLDAIGVADTLRGQFLEIQGMVVNSEDGRELRSFKFKDEDQTQEVRAVERRILLETLANELPPETVRFSSKLAKIQSSENGETLLQLTDGTTLLAKIVIGCEGIRSPIAKWMGFSEPRYVGYSAFRGLGVYPDGQPFAANVNYIYGRGLRAGYVPVSPTKVYWFICYNSPSSPGPKITDPALLRKQAKELVNNWPEELIRLIDLSPDETISKTLLVDRWLWPGLSPPASTGKVVLVGDAWHPMTPNLGQGACCALEDSVILTRKLADAIKSGPTAIEGALRAYGEERWPRVFPLTVRANLVGSLLQWDNQLVCSIRNNIVIPKLVRLGPVLEHTNFECEPLKA
- the LOC107933681 gene encoding monooxygenase 2 isoform X2, giving the protein MVVNSEDGRELRSFKFKDEDQTQEVRAVERRILLETLANELPPETVRFSSKLAKIQSSENGETLLQLTDGTTLLAKIVIGCEGIRSPIAKWMGFSEPRYVGYSAFRGLGVYPDGQPFAANVNYIYGRGLRAGYVPVSPTKVYWFICYNSPSSPGPKITDPALLRKQAKELVNNWPEELIRLIDLSPDETISKTLLVDRWLWPGLSPPASTGKVVLVGDAWHPMTPNLGQGACCALEDSVILTRKLADAIKSGPTAIEGALRAYGEERWPRVFPLTVRANLVGSLLQWDNQLVCSIRNNIVIPKLVRLGPVLEHTNFECEPLKA